In Roseiconus lacunae, the following proteins share a genomic window:
- a CDS encoding cupin domain-containing protein, which produces MKTRQNTITLKRTEGIHVVSAGNLYRIIASGSQTEQRFSAIEMVLEPGQGAPFHTHDREDESFFVLEGCLSFYLGNKEFRAYKEDFVSCPPGVVRGFRNNTDAVARALLLYSSAGVEEMIERSGKVVDRGTKASDVESRPGIQCPTLAEEYGIAKVSAPLPCDSNIATSSEGEGHA; this is translated from the coding sequence TTGAAGACGAGACAGAATACGATTACGTTGAAAAGAACCGAGGGAATTCATGTTGTGTCGGCGGGAAACTTGTATCGAATCATTGCGTCAGGGAGCCAGACGGAGCAGCGGTTTTCGGCCATCGAAATGGTACTTGAACCAGGCCAAGGCGCTCCGTTCCACACCCATGACCGCGAGGATGAGTCATTCTTTGTGCTCGAAGGTTGCCTTTCGTTCTATCTCGGGAACAAAGAGTTTCGTGCCTATAAGGAGGACTTCGTTTCGTGCCCTCCCGGGGTAGTACGAGGTTTCCGCAACAACACAGACGCCGTCGCCAGGGCACTTCTCCTTTATAGTTCAGCGGGGGTAGAAGAGATGATCGAGCGTTCGGGAAAGGTGGTGGATCGTGGCACAAAAGCCTCGGACGTTGAGTCTCGTCCGGGTATTCAATGCCCGACGTTGGCCGAGGAATACGGGATTGCAAAAGTTTCTGCTCCGCTCCCATGTGATTCGAACATTGCGACGTCATCGGAAGGAGAAGGCCATGCTTGA
- a CDS encoding helix-turn-helix domain-containing protein, protein MLDIGEVSRQSGLPASALRFYEEKGLIKSVGRNGLRRVFDAGVVERLQFIALARAASFSLAEVAEMFRTDGSYEVNRVSLNEKADELDQRIKQLRSVRDALRHAAECPSPSHKECPKFQKLLRIAGSKRFQDRLRNS, encoded by the coding sequence ATGCTCGATATCGGTGAGGTCTCAAGGCAATCCGGGTTGCCTGCGTCGGCTTTGAGATTTTATGAAGAGAAGGGGCTTATCAAGTCCGTCGGCAGAAACGGCCTGAGGAGAGTTTTTGACGCCGGAGTCGTCGAAAGACTTCAGTTCATTGCATTGGCCCGTGCGGCAAGTTTTTCGCTTGCGGAAGTTGCCGAGATGTTTCGCACTGACGGTTCGTACGAAGTCAATAGAGTTTCATTGAATGAGAAGGCTGATGAGCTGGACCAACGAATAAAACAGTTGCGATCTGTGCGTGATGCACTAAGACATGCCGCAGAATGCCCATCTCCCAGCCACAAAGAGTGCCCAAAATTTCAGAAGCTGTTGCGTATCGCTGGCAGTAAACGGTTTCAGGATCGATTGCGAAATTCCTAA